The [Bacillus] selenitireducens MLS10 genome includes a region encoding these proteins:
- a CDS encoding DUF1294 domain-containing protein: MEWSWMNIVFVYTAVISLVGVFLMMSDKGRAINQKYRISERTLLTVAALGGAMAMLMMARLIRHKTKRPKFMLGMPMMAIVHVGLFIYFFYVS, from the coding sequence ATGGAATGGTCATGGATGAACATTGTATTTGTGTATACGGCGGTGATCAGCCTTGTTGGGGTTTTTCTGATGATGTCGGACAAAGGCCGTGCCATCAATCAAAAATACCGGATTTCAGAGCGCACGCTCCTGACAGTAGCTGCTCTTGGCGGTGCGATGGCCATGTTGATGATGGCGAGACTGATCAGGCATAAGACGAAGCGGCCCAAGTTTATGCTCGGCATGCCGATGATGGCAATCGTCCATGTCGGTTTGTTCATTTATTTTTTTTATGTCAGCTGA
- the rplT gene encoding 50S ribosomal protein L20, producing the protein MARVKGGYVARRRRKRVLKLAKGYVGSKHRLFKTAQGQVMKSHLYAYRDRRQKKRDFRKLWIARINAAARINGLSYNRFMHGLKQAGIEMNRKMLADLAINDEKAFAELADKAKANLK; encoded by the coding sequence ATGGCAAGAGTAAAAGGTGGGTATGTAGCCCGTCGTCGTCGTAAAAGAGTATTAAAGCTTGCAAAAGGATACGTAGGATCCAAGCATCGTTTATTTAAAACCGCACAGGGACAGGTTATGAAATCGCATCTGTATGCGTACCGTGACCGTCGTCAGAAGAAGCGTGACTTCCGTAAACTCTGGATCGCACGAATCAATGCGGCAGCCAGAATCAACGGTCTTTCTTACAACCGTTTCATGCACGGCCTGAAGCAGGCGGGTATCGAAATGAACCGTAAGATGCTTGCTGATCTCGCGATTAACGACGAGAAAGCATTTGCTGAACTTGCTGATAAGGCAAAAGCAAACCTGAAGTAA
- a CDS encoding M42 family metallopeptidase: MDDMLKMLKELTDANGVPGNEREPRQVMKKYIEPLADEIETDHLGSLIAKKTGSVADGPKIMVAGHLDEIGFMVTNIDERGFLKFQTVGGWWEQVMLAQRVTVMTKEGDVPGVIGSKPPHILPAEARKKSVDKKEMFIDIGATSREEAESFGVRPGDSVVPVCDFTVMKNEKFLMAKAWDNRIGCAIAIEVLRQLQGVDHPNTVYGVGTVQEEVGLRGARTSAHHIQPDIGFGVDVGIAGDTPGVTEKDALAKMGKGPQIIMYDASMISHKGLRDFVTGTADEKEIPYQFDSVPGGGTDSGAIHLTANGVPALSITVATRYIHTHAGILHRDDFENAVKLIVEVIKKLDQDTVKAITFD, encoded by the coding sequence ATGGATGATATGTTAAAGATGCTAAAAGAACTGACGGATGCCAATGGTGTCCCGGGTAATGAGCGTGAGCCGCGTCAGGTGATGAAGAAATACATCGAGCCTTTAGCGGACGAAATCGAAACCGACCATCTGGGGAGTCTGATAGCAAAGAAGACCGGATCCGTTGCGGATGGTCCGAAAATCATGGTGGCGGGTCACCTCGATGAAATCGGATTTATGGTGACGAATATTGATGAGCGCGGTTTTTTGAAGTTCCAGACGGTTGGGGGCTGGTGGGAACAAGTCATGCTCGCCCAGCGCGTCACGGTTATGACAAAAGAAGGGGACGTTCCCGGTGTGATCGGCTCCAAACCCCCTCATATCCTCCCTGCAGAAGCGAGGAAAAAGTCTGTCGACAAAAAGGAAATGTTTATCGACATCGGTGCCACATCAAGGGAGGAAGCGGAGTCTTTCGGCGTCAGACCGGGTGATTCTGTCGTGCCTGTCTGTGACTTTACTGTTATGAAAAACGAGAAGTTCCTCATGGCAAAAGCGTGGGATAACCGAATCGGCTGTGCAATCGCCATCGAAGTGCTCCGACAGCTCCAGGGCGTGGATCACCCGAATACCGTTTATGGTGTCGGAACCGTGCAGGAAGAAGTTGGCCTCCGTGGTGCGCGCACATCCGCCCACCATATCCAGCCGGACATTGGATTTGGGGTTGATGTGGGGATTGCCGGTGATACACCGGGAGTCACAGAGAAAGATGCTCTGGCAAAGATGGGGAAAGGGCCGCAAATCATCATGTATGATGCGTCAATGATCTCCCATAAAGGGCTTCGAGATTTTGTAACAGGAACGGCTGATGAAAAAGAGATTCCGTATCAGTTTGATTCCGTCCCTGGAGGCGGTACAGATTCAGGAGCGATTCACCTGACGGCAAACGGTGTGCCGGCACTGTCGATTACCGTTGCAACCCGCTACATTCACACACATGCAGGCATCCTTCACCGGGATGACTTCGAGAATGCTGTTAAGCTGATTGTCGAAGTGATTAAAAAACTCGATCAGGATACGGTCAAAGCCATTACATTTGACTGA
- a CDS encoding glycine betaine ABC transporter substrate-binding protein: MNINTIMKGAAVGSVFFLAACGNNESNDSMGEIEIGYNNWAENIAVTNMWKILLEEQGYDVTITPLEKAPIWSAVANDNIDIGMEIWLPITDEPFYEEYNEDIHIGEMWFEAANLGFAVPDYMPITSIDELDTVYDEINGEITGIEAGASISELADQTLEHYGLEVSQTNSSEAAMMTALDTAYQAEEPIVVAMWNPHWAFAEYNIRYLEDPKGTFGEPDDIFFMTRTGFPEDHPDILEWLNTWEMNDENLGELMAMINEQGEEEGASRWIEENRDTIDTWIQ, encoded by the coding sequence ATGAACATCAACACCATCATGAAAGGTGCTGCAGTGGGCAGTGTGTTTTTCCTTGCTGCATGCGGCAATAACGAATCAAATGACAGCATGGGCGAGATTGAAATCGGCTACAATAACTGGGCTGAGAATATTGCAGTGACAAATATGTGGAAGATCCTTTTAGAGGAACAGGGGTATGACGTCACGATTACACCTCTTGAGAAGGCCCCGATTTGGTCAGCTGTAGCCAATGATAACATCGATATTGGCATGGAGATCTGGCTTCCGATCACGGATGAACCATTTTACGAAGAGTATAATGAGGACATTCATATCGGTGAGATGTGGTTTGAAGCTGCGAATCTCGGCTTTGCAGTTCCGGACTATATGCCGATCACAAGCATCGATGAACTCGATACTGTCTATGACGAGATTAATGGTGAAATTACGGGCATAGAAGCAGGAGCAAGTATCTCAGAACTTGCTGATCAGACTCTTGAGCATTATGGACTTGAGGTGAGTCAGACAAACAGTTCCGAGGCTGCCATGATGACAGCTCTCGATACGGCATATCAGGCTGAGGAACCGATCGTCGTTGCGATGTGGAATCCACATTGGGCTTTCGCAGAGTATAATATTCGCTATCTGGAAGATCCTAAAGGAACCTTTGGAGAACCGGATGATATATTCTTCATGACAAGAACGGGATTCCCTGAAGATCATCCTGACATTCTTGAGTGGTTAAATACGTGGGAAATGAACGATGAGAACCTTGGTGAGTTAATGGCGATGATTAATGAGCAGGGTGAAGAAGAGGGAGCTAGTCGATGGATTGAGGAAAACCGGGATACGATTGATACGTGGATTCAATAA
- a CDS encoding TVP38/TMEM64 family protein, with amino-acid sequence MNEAVFRAVEEAGWIAPLIFILLHVFRPILLLPVVVFYIAGGYLFGIFYGTLYTLIGLALMSAVFYAIVNVIPSARHYLSRVKRRVFGDRQMSLGQVNILRMMPFIHFQVLSLYLIEMTSSFKEYMRYSVAGVILPTITYTSFGGFITTMPWYATLTFFAVLAIIFFWFGQKDDPEEDELNRILAKAGF; translated from the coding sequence ATGAATGAAGCTGTCTTTCGGGCAGTGGAAGAGGCAGGCTGGATCGCACCGTTGATCTTTATTCTGCTGCATGTATTCAGACCCATACTCCTGTTGCCGGTTGTCGTGTTTTATATTGCCGGCGGCTATCTGTTCGGTATTTTTTACGGAACGCTGTATACCCTGATCGGCCTTGCGCTGATGAGTGCCGTGTTCTACGCGATCGTGAATGTGATTCCGTCTGCGAGACACTATTTATCGCGGGTCAAAAGACGTGTCTTCGGAGATCGTCAAATGTCTCTAGGGCAGGTCAACATTCTCCGTATGATGCCGTTTATTCATTTTCAGGTCCTTTCCCTGTATCTGATCGAAATGACTTCGTCGTTTAAAGAATATATGCGGTACTCTGTTGCCGGGGTGATTTTGCCAACGATCACCTACACGAGTTTCGGCGGATTTATTACGACGATGCCCTGGTATGCAACGTTGACGTTCTTTGCCGTTCTTGCGATCATCTTTTTCTGGTTTGGCCAAAAAGATGATCCGGAAGAGGATGAACTCAACCGAATCCTTGCCAAGGCAGGATTTTAA
- a CDS encoding dUTP diphosphatase, with protein sequence MDINRLFKMQKALDESIEKARDLQNEDLLARKCLAFCVELGELANETRCFKFWSDKGASDRETILEEYVDGVHFLLSIGLELNLDSDKQEVNMKNAEDIGRTAAFIQVYQAVTDLQRSYNAQDYQTLFDAYWQLGASLGFKDRDVERAYDEKNEVNYQRQKDGY encoded by the coding sequence ATGGATATCAATCGATTATTTAAGATGCAAAAAGCGCTCGATGAAAGCATTGAGAAGGCAAGAGATCTGCAGAATGAGGATCTCCTTGCCCGCAAATGTCTTGCGTTCTGTGTGGAACTTGGTGAACTGGCCAATGAAACCCGCTGCTTCAAGTTTTGGAGCGACAAGGGTGCCTCAGACAGGGAGACAATCCTTGAAGAATATGTGGACGGGGTGCATTTTCTTCTGTCCATCGGGCTCGAATTGAATCTGGATTCAGATAAGCAAGAGGTTAACATGAAGAACGCGGAAGACATCGGCAGGACAGCTGCTTTTATACAGGTGTATCAGGCGGTGACGGACCTGCAGAGATCTTACAACGCTCAAGATTATCAGACGCTTTTCGATGCATACTGGCAGCTCGGAGCTTCACTCGGATTTAAGGATCGTGACGTGGAACGGGCTTACGATGAGAAGAATGAGGTTAACTATCAGCGTCAGAAGGACGGATATTAA